One segment of Agromyces albus DNA contains the following:
- a CDS encoding putative Ig domain-containing protein produces MQRPFERIRRRWLSLAAIVAAFTLVATPVPALAADEEPQHVEVSFQVSTSDDGFTHPGIGVSADNLLRARDHVQEDAEPWATYYDAMVATKYASMALRSANQSAVLDQPAVTAFNSQAVQSRLIQDAWGAYTQAVLYVITGDPVHRDNGMRIIRIWSNMDPAAYAYYPDAHIHSGVPLQRLLMAAEIFRYSSVADGYTAYDLAWHDSDTAKLTDNLIVPMTETFLHTNWRYLNQHIYPLIGAMSGYIFTDNRERYDEGVEWFTVNSTTSRPEQNGAIAAIYPLIDKNDPLNPYGYSFVQHQEMGRDQAHGWDDVNTLGVMARILTVQGTEVDPVTGTRSTADDAVSPYAFLDDRLLHGANQFVGYMLGHEIPWIDTTGGAGVLSEAYRGRLFNPIDEMYHVYRYDLGRDLEKEAPHLEQWHDQADGPIFHWGANLYNFWDPNPDYAPDYWLSLPEEVAGVTPPAPTDSKVQLEQRGVHIDGTTKVETEGDTTFARLKASKGGSTVAVRTLMYVSRTGYSPVGVRIRTDGPATLEIRKNPDLAPYHVLRLPDTHGAWRYVTYDVDTNVLPGSTLGDNLAYYTAKGSGRVNVDLDHVELEAKGKLDIPAFAQGSATRLVGVAGAESARDLAATDPKGVTLQYEAFGLPDGASVDAASGRLTWTPSAKQVGNHRFTLAASNGEVVTTLEVELEVAATRQVALETALAGYDPDERYVSGSLAEFESVLASAEASVDTADDATFLTGLAALQEAVAALQLLTPRLADDGSFDYRGLVTSTLSAANVSNLVDGDFNTTTGDLRAPFTFDFGAGFRVAADAIGLQARYNFANRSQGANVYGSNDGRTWTLLTSRETTNTTAQNFAIETIPVIAELQDSTWRYLKVQVDHPGVPTDPVYPGISSFSEIRIHGERHEMVDAIASAALTSTNAEAGKAVNGDTVKLTLVADQPLAGVDVTIEGRPATASLSDGLTWTAELVLPDDVDYGRNLVFAADYRTASGGQGATVIETTDGSSLALWNTHVSALEVKREWVDASTVPWPGTSGTTQDNGWRLFDGDLTTFPDTTTANGWVTVVPTDETTFTFDLVRMRPRSSQLARANGTVLQGSNDDGATWQNLVTFTGVAADQWYSFPLPAEAHVERLRVLDEHGGRVNIAEVQLLHDDR; encoded by the coding sequence ACGGCCTTCAATTCGCAGGCGGTGCAGTCCAGGCTGATCCAGGATGCCTGGGGCGCGTACACGCAAGCGGTGCTCTACGTGATCACCGGCGACCCGGTGCATCGCGACAACGGCATGCGCATCATCCGGATCTGGTCGAACATGGATCCCGCCGCTTACGCGTACTATCCCGACGCCCACATTCACTCTGGTGTGCCGCTGCAGCGGCTCCTCATGGCGGCAGAGATCTTCCGCTACTCGTCGGTCGCCGACGGCTACACGGCATATGACCTCGCGTGGCACGATTCGGACACCGCGAAGCTGACCGACAACCTCATCGTGCCGATGACCGAGACCTTCCTGCACACGAACTGGCGGTACCTCAACCAGCACATCTATCCGCTCATCGGAGCCATGTCGGGCTACATCTTCACCGACAACCGCGAACGCTACGACGAGGGCGTCGAATGGTTCACGGTCAACTCGACGACGTCGAGGCCCGAGCAGAACGGCGCGATCGCCGCCATCTATCCGCTGATCGACAAGAACGATCCGCTGAATCCCTACGGGTACAGCTTCGTCCAGCACCAGGAGATGGGGCGCGACCAGGCGCACGGCTGGGACGACGTCAACACGCTCGGCGTCATGGCACGCATCCTCACGGTGCAGGGCACCGAGGTCGATCCGGTCACCGGTACCCGCTCCACCGCGGATGACGCGGTGTCGCCGTATGCCTTCCTCGACGACCGGCTCCTTCACGGCGCGAACCAGTTCGTCGGGTACATGCTCGGCCACGAGATCCCGTGGATCGACACGACGGGCGGCGCGGGCGTGCTCTCGGAGGCATACCGCGGTCGGCTGTTCAACCCCATCGACGAGATGTACCACGTCTACCGCTACGACCTCGGGCGCGACCTCGAGAAGGAGGCACCGCATCTCGAACAGTGGCACGACCAGGCCGACGGCCCGATCTTCCACTGGGGCGCGAACCTCTACAACTTCTGGGATCCGAACCCCGACTACGCGCCCGACTACTGGCTCTCCCTGCCTGAGGAGGTCGCGGGCGTGACGCCGCCCGCTCCGACCGACTCAAAGGTGCAGCTCGAGCAGCGCGGCGTACACATCGACGGCACGACGAAGGTCGAAACCGAGGGCGACACCACGTTCGCGCGATTGAAGGCCTCGAAGGGCGGCAGCACGGTCGCCGTGCGCACGCTCATGTACGTCAGTCGCACCGGCTACAGCCCGGTCGGCGTACGGATCCGCACCGATGGGCCCGCGACCCTCGAGATCCGCAAGAATCCTGATCTCGCGCCGTACCATGTGCTGCGGCTGCCCGACACGCATGGCGCGTGGCGCTACGTCACGTACGACGTCGACACGAATGTGCTGCCCGGCAGCACCCTGGGCGACAACCTGGCGTACTACACGGCGAAGGGCTCCGGCAGAGTCAACGTCGACCTCGACCATGTCGAGCTCGAGGCGAAGGGGAAGCTCGACATCCCCGCGTTCGCGCAGGGCTCGGCGACCCGGCTCGTCGGCGTTGCGGGTGCCGAGTCCGCGCGCGACCTCGCCGCGACCGATCCGAAGGGCGTGACCCTCCAGTACGAGGCATTCGGGCTTCCTGATGGAGCGAGCGTGGATGCCGCATCCGGTCGCCTGACCTGGACGCCCTCCGCGAAGCAGGTCGGCAACCACCGGTTCACGCTCGCGGCGTCGAACGGCGAGGTCGTCACCACGCTCGAGGTCGAGCTCGAGGTCGCCGCCACGCGGCAGGTGGCGCTCGAGACTGCTCTCGCCGGCTACGACCCCGACGAGCGTTACGTGTCGGGTTCGCTCGCCGAGTTCGAGTCGGTGCTCGCGAGCGCCGAGGCATCCGTCGACACCGCAGATGACGCGACCTTCCTCACCGGACTCGCCGCGCTGCAGGAGGCCGTGGCCGCGCTGCAACTGCTCACCCCGCGCCTGGCCGACGATGGCTCGTTCGACTACCGCGGACTCGTCACCTCGACGCTGTCGGCGGCCAACGTCTCGAACCTCGTCGACGGCGACTTCAACACGACGACCGGCGACCTGCGTGCACCCTTCACGTTCGACTTCGGCGCCGGGTTCCGGGTCGCGGCCGACGCGATCGGACTCCAGGCGCGGTACAACTTCGCCAACCGATCGCAGGGCGCCAACGTCTACGGATCCAACGACGGCCGAACCTGGACCCTGCTGACGTCGCGGGAGACCACCAACACGACTGCGCAGAACTTCGCGATCGAGACGATCCCGGTCATCGCCGAGCTGCAGGACTCGACGTGGCGGTACCTCAAGGTGCAGGTCGACCACCCCGGTGTGCCGACAGACCCCGTGTATCCCGGGATCTCGTCGTTCAGCGAGATCCGCATCCACGGCGAACGCCACGAGATGGTCGACGCGATCGCTTCGGCCGCGCTCACGTCGACGAATGCCGAGGCGGGGAAAGCGGTGAACGGCGACACGGTGAAGCTGACACTGGTCGCCGACCAGCCGCTCGCCGGCGTCGACGTGACGATCGAAGGTCGCCCGGCGACGGCCTCGTTGAGCGACGGGCTCACGTGGACCGCGGAGCTCGTGCTGCCCGACGATGTCGACTACGGGAGGAACCTCGTGTTCGCTGCCGACTATCGCACCGCGTCCGGCGGCCAGGGCGCGACGGTCATCGAGACCACCGACGGATCGTCACTCGCCCTCTGGAACACCCACGTGAGCGCCCTCGAGGTCAAACGGGAATGGGTCGACGCCTCCACGGTGCCGTGGCCGGGCACCTCGGGAACGACGCAGGACAACGGATGGCGGTTGTTCGACGGCGACCTGACGACGTTCCCCGACACGACCACGGCCAACGGCTGGGTGACCGTGGTGCCCACCGATGAGACGACGTTCACCTTCGACCTCGTGCGGATGCGGCCGCGGTCGTCGCAGCTCGCGCGTGCGAACGGGACGGTGCTCCAGGGCTCGAACGACGACGGTGCGACGTGGCAGAACCTCGTCACCTTCACCGGCGTCGCCGCGGACCAGTGGTACAGCTTCCCGCTGCCGGCTGAGGCGCACGTCGAACGGCTCCGTGTGCTCGACGAGCACGGCGGGCGAGTCAACATCGCCGAGGTGCAGCTGCTCCACGACGACCGCTGA